From Microbacterium invictum, the proteins below share one genomic window:
- a CDS encoding SDR family oxidoreductase has translation MPHEAPQTRTDDWLGLSGARVLVAGAGGIGGACAAAYARAGAHVAVVDHDRRALDALATTHPDVTFTLLEADLTAHGAGEHVVTEVIQTLGGLEVLLHAVGMNDRRPILEFTEDEWEKVMQVNLFTVFGLAQAAGRHMVAQGHGRILALSSVSGLLAHHSHGPYAASKGGINQLLRVMAREWAESGVTVNALAPGYIETPLTSGELAKPGKRASLEGLVPAGRLGTPDEVTGPALFLSSVHAGFVTGHVMYIDGGRTLV, from the coding sequence GTGCCCCATGAAGCGCCACAGACCCGCACCGATGACTGGCTCGGACTCTCGGGGGCACGTGTCCTCGTCGCCGGAGCCGGCGGAATCGGGGGCGCATGCGCCGCCGCCTATGCACGGGCCGGCGCACACGTCGCGGTCGTCGACCACGACCGCAGGGCTCTCGATGCCCTCGCCACCACCCACCCGGACGTCACCTTCACCCTCCTCGAAGCAGACCTCACCGCGCATGGCGCCGGCGAGCACGTCGTCACCGAGGTGATCCAGACCCTCGGGGGCCTCGAAGTGCTCCTGCACGCCGTGGGCATGAACGACCGCCGCCCGATCCTCGAGTTCACGGAGGACGAGTGGGAGAAGGTCATGCAGGTCAACCTGTTCACGGTCTTCGGGCTCGCGCAGGCCGCGGGCCGCCACATGGTCGCGCAGGGCCATGGCCGCATCCTCGCCCTCTCGAGCGTCTCGGGACTGCTCGCCCATCACTCGCACGGGCCGTACGCCGCCTCGAAGGGCGGCATCAACCAGCTGCTGCGCGTCATGGCCCGGGAGTGGGCCGAGTCCGGCGTCACCGTCAACGCCCTCGCGCCGGGCTACATCGAGACGCCCCTCACCTCGGGCGAGCTCGCCAAGCCCGGCAAGCGCGCGTCGCTCGAGGGCCTGGTGCCCGCGGGCCGCCTCGGCACGCCGGACGAGGTCACCGGCCCCGCCCTGTTCCTCTCCTCCGTCCACGCCGGGTTCGTCACGGGACACGTGATGTACATCGACGGCGGGCGCACACTGGTCTGA
- a CDS encoding carboxymuconolactone decarboxylase family protein codes for MGRISHLVPGELSAEQQHLYTQIAGGPRAQGPQHFALTRPDGSLTGPFNVMLHAPGVGEAVQALGAAIRFGSSLSDRVRELAILVVAVHAGCRYEWDAHAAIGRAIGLTEHELSALAAGTVPRGLAADEREAVEFARAAARGDAAPSASHLDARTQVELCTLVGYYALLAQYLRVFDADEAAVIPAGRGTPVP; via the coding sequence ATGGGTCGGATCAGTCACTTGGTGCCGGGCGAGTTGAGCGCGGAGCAGCAGCACCTCTACACGCAGATCGCCGGCGGGCCGCGGGCCCAGGGGCCGCAGCACTTTGCGTTGACCCGCCCTGACGGGTCGCTCACCGGCCCGTTCAACGTCATGCTCCACGCTCCCGGAGTCGGGGAGGCGGTCCAGGCGCTCGGTGCCGCCATCCGCTTCGGCTCGTCGCTGAGTGATCGCGTGCGCGAACTGGCCATTCTCGTCGTCGCGGTCCACGCCGGGTGCCGGTACGAGTGGGATGCGCATGCCGCGATCGGCCGGGCGATCGGCCTGACCGAGCATGAGCTGTCGGCGCTCGCCGCCGGCACCGTTCCGCGCGGACTCGCGGCCGACGAGCGTGAAGCCGTCGAGTTCGCCCGAGCCGCAGCGCGGGGTGACGCGGCGCCGTCGGCGTCACATCTCGACGCGCGGACGCAGGTGGAGCTGTGCACGCTCGTCGGCTACTACGCCCTGCTCGCCCAGTACCTGCGCGTGTTCGACGCCGACGAAGCAGCGGTGATACCGGCCGGGCGCGGTACCCCGGTGCCGTAG
- a CDS encoding pyridoxal-phosphate dependent enzyme, which yields MRYADHIAYLVGNTPLVRLGHVTDGIAATVLAKVEYFNPGSSAKDRIARNIIEAAERDGLLEPGGTIVEPTSGNTGVGLALIALQRGYRMIFVVPDKFAGEKVAVLKAYGAEVVMTPTSVPPEHPDSYYSVSDRLAREIPGAFKPNQFANLNGPRGHYETTGPEIWRDTDGQVTHFVAGIGTGGTISGTGRFLKEASAGEVTVIGADPEGSIYSGGPIHGYLVEGVGEDFMPDTFDPKVVDGYERVDDAESFAMTRRLAREEGLLVGGSSGMAVVAALRVARELPKDAVVVVLLPDHGRGYLSKLYDDEWLEKNGFETAPAAGAVAAQASSGSSASFGLG from the coding sequence ATGCGCTACGCAGACCACATCGCCTACTTGGTCGGAAACACCCCGCTCGTCCGGCTAGGCCACGTCACCGACGGCATCGCCGCCACGGTGCTCGCGAAGGTCGAGTACTTCAACCCCGGCAGCTCGGCCAAGGATCGCATCGCCCGCAACATCATCGAGGCGGCCGAGCGCGACGGCCTCCTAGAGCCTGGTGGCACGATCGTCGAGCCGACCAGCGGCAACACCGGCGTCGGCCTCGCCCTGATCGCCCTGCAGCGCGGCTACCGGATGATCTTCGTCGTCCCCGACAAGTTCGCCGGCGAGAAGGTCGCCGTGCTCAAGGCCTACGGCGCCGAGGTCGTCATGACACCGACGAGCGTGCCGCCCGAGCATCCCGACTCGTACTACAGCGTCTCCGACCGGCTCGCCCGCGAGATCCCCGGCGCGTTCAAGCCCAACCAGTTCGCGAATCTCAACGGCCCCCGCGGCCACTACGAGACGACCGGCCCGGAGATCTGGCGCGACACCGACGGCCAGGTCACTCATTTCGTCGCGGGAATCGGCACCGGCGGCACGATCAGCGGCACCGGCAGATTCCTCAAGGAGGCCTCGGCCGGTGAGGTCACCGTCATCGGCGCCGACCCGGAGGGCTCCATCTACTCGGGCGGTCCCATCCACGGCTACCTCGTCGAGGGCGTCGGCGAGGACTTCATGCCCGACACCTTCGACCCGAAGGTCGTCGACGGCTACGAGCGAGTCGACGACGCCGAATCGTTCGCGATGACCCGGCGCCTCGCCCGCGAAGAGGGGCTGCTCGTCGGCGGCTCCAGCGGCATGGCGGTCGTGGCCGCGTTGCGCGTCGCCCGAGAGCTGCCGAAGGATGCCGTGGTCGTCGTGCTCCTGCCCGATCACGGCCGCGGCTATCTCAGCAAGCTGTACGACGACGAGTGGCTCGAGAAGAACGGGTTCGAGACGGCTCCGGCTGCCGGTGCGGTCGCCGCGCAGGCGTCATCGGGTTCGTCGGCATCATTCGGGCTCGGCTGA
- a CDS encoding cystathionine gamma-synthase — protein MTTDAARGFASLAVHAGQDFDPTTGAVIPPVHFSTTYAQDGIGGLRNGYEYGRSGNPTRTALQTQLAAIEGGAHALSFASGLAAEDALLRALLKPGDEVLLGNDVYGGTYRLLARVLAPWGVGLRVVDMSDLDEVRAAVAERAPRIVWVETPSNPLLRITDIAGLAAIGHEVGALVVVDNTFATPALQRPLALGADVVVHSTTKYLGGHSDVVGGALVLGDDALAEQIGFLQFAVGAVSGPLDAWLTTRGIKTLAVRMQRHSENALAVASLLEGSSRVARVYYPGLESHPGHALAARQMSGFGGIVSVALESGEAARRFAESTQLFQLAESLGGVESLVNYPDAMTHASVRGTDAAVPVEVVRLSVGIESVDDLLADVEQALTR, from the coding sequence ATGACCACCGACGCCGCACGCGGTTTCGCCAGCCTCGCCGTCCACGCCGGGCAGGACTTCGACCCGACGACCGGAGCGGTCATCCCGCCCGTGCACTTCTCGACCACGTACGCGCAGGACGGGATCGGCGGACTGCGAAACGGCTACGAGTACGGCCGCAGCGGCAACCCGACCCGCACGGCGCTGCAGACCCAGCTCGCCGCGATCGAGGGCGGCGCGCATGCGCTCTCGTTCGCGTCGGGCCTGGCTGCCGAAGATGCGCTGCTGCGGGCGCTGCTCAAGCCCGGTGACGAGGTGCTGCTCGGCAACGACGTATATGGCGGCACCTATCGCCTGCTCGCCCGCGTGCTCGCGCCGTGGGGAGTCGGGCTGCGGGTCGTCGACATGAGCGACCTCGACGAGGTGCGAGCCGCAGTCGCCGAGCGCGCCCCGCGCATCGTGTGGGTCGAGACGCCGTCGAACCCGCTGCTGCGCATCACCGACATCGCCGGCCTCGCCGCGATCGGGCATGAGGTCGGCGCACTCGTCGTCGTCGACAACACCTTCGCGACGCCCGCGCTGCAGCGGCCGCTCGCGCTCGGCGCCGATGTCGTGGTGCACTCGACGACCAAGTACCTCGGCGGGCACTCCGACGTCGTCGGCGGTGCGCTCGTGCTGGGCGACGACGCGCTCGCCGAGCAGATCGGCTTCCTGCAGTTCGCGGTCGGCGCGGTGTCGGGGCCGCTGGATGCATGGCTGACCACGCGCGGCATCAAGACCCTCGCCGTGCGGATGCAGCGGCACAGTGAGAACGCCCTCGCCGTGGCTTCGCTGCTCGAGGGCTCGTCGCGCGTCGCACGCGTCTACTACCCGGGCCTTGAGTCACACCCCGGCCACGCGCTCGCCGCCCGGCAGATGTCGGGCTTCGGCGGGATCGTGTCGGTCGCGCTCGAGTCGGGCGAGGCCGCGCGCCGCTTCGCGGAGTCGACCCAGCTGTTCCAGCTGGCCGAGTCGCTCGGCGGGGTCGAGTCGCTGGTCAACTACCCCGACGCGATGACCCACGCATCGGTGCGCGGCACCGACGCCGCGGTGCCGGTCGAGGTCGTCCGGCTGTCGGTGGGCATCGAGTCCGTCGACGACCTCCTTGCCGACGTGGAGCAGGCCCTGACTCGTTGA
- a CDS encoding PadR family transcriptional regulator: MYPEGRVQTNLRKGVLEWCALAVIQGGDIYGRDLARRLTSLGLLASEGSLYPLLSRLRESGWVQTHWAESASGPPRRYYRLTEAGRDAVAGFERTWREIAASVDEALDTRGKNHA, encoded by the coding sequence ATGTATCCGGAAGGCCGTGTGCAGACCAATCTGCGCAAGGGCGTGCTCGAATGGTGCGCGCTCGCGGTCATTCAGGGTGGCGACATCTACGGCCGTGACCTCGCGCGCCGGCTGACCTCCCTCGGACTCCTCGCGAGCGAGGGTTCGCTGTACCCACTGCTGTCACGGCTGCGCGAGTCCGGCTGGGTGCAGACGCACTGGGCTGAGTCGGCGAGTGGACCGCCGCGCCGGTATTACCGGCTGACCGAGGCCGGTCGCGATGCCGTCGCCGGCTTCGAGCGGACGTGGCGTGAGATCGCGGCATCCGTCGACGAAGCGCTCGATACGCGGGGGAAGAACCACGCATGA
- a CDS encoding HAAS signaling domain-containing protein, whose product MSDTTEILRDRRVRAYLTEVHREVSGVNASAADGIMREIADHIRDAASEPGFDLDTVLSELGGPAVIAAAVEPAPSPKPSFADSDAGVVVALVLLTVGTYTLQVLGWMLAMLLLWTSRRWNATDRIVGTLTWPAVFLIAVPLQGALGISHFFALITAIAPIPVAIWLLIRAYRGSRPLPEPPRTTLESGRTGGWPWLDRWPADIAVLLAPVLVRFEPDTAS is encoded by the coding sequence ATGAGTGACACCACCGAGATCCTCCGTGACCGGCGCGTGCGGGCGTATCTCACCGAGGTGCACCGCGAGGTGTCGGGCGTGAATGCCTCAGCCGCGGATGGCATCATGCGCGAGATCGCCGATCATATCCGGGATGCCGCGAGCGAGCCCGGCTTCGATCTCGACACCGTCCTGTCTGAGCTCGGCGGTCCCGCCGTCATCGCGGCGGCGGTCGAGCCGGCACCGTCACCGAAGCCGTCCTTTGCCGACTCCGATGCCGGCGTGGTCGTCGCTCTGGTGCTGCTGACCGTCGGAACGTACACGCTCCAAGTGCTCGGCTGGATGCTTGCGATGCTGCTGCTGTGGACCTCGCGGCGCTGGAACGCGACCGACCGGATCGTCGGCACGCTGACGTGGCCGGCCGTCTTCCTCATCGCCGTGCCTCTGCAGGGGGCGCTGGGCATCAGTCACTTCTTCGCGCTGATCACCGCGATCGCGCCGATCCCTGTGGCCATCTGGTTGCTGATCCGCGCGTACCGCGGCTCTCGCCCTCTGCCCGAGCCGCCGCGTACCACTCTGGAGTCCGGTCGCACGGGCGGATGGCCGTGGCTCGACCGCTGGCCCGCCGACATCGCCGTGCTCCTCGCACCCGTGCTGGTGCGGTTCGAGCCGGACACTGCGAGTTGA
- a CDS encoding DUF1992 domain-containing protein — MPAESGDELQQTPRVRDARLEAARYRAEKAVRAAGYEVDDDEAELRHSEAPTADQRAMYVETAIQQAMRRGDFDDLPGYGKPIEGLGDHHDPDWWIRRKIQTEKLSGLGPPALMLRTEDAEFDDRADALTREQDVREYVADFNRRVIEARRQLQGGPPVVTATRDARVEVAAWRERREARAAAATPPPEPPQRRWWNRRGR, encoded by the coding sequence ATGCCGGCGGAATCGGGCGACGAGCTGCAGCAGACACCACGCGTGCGCGACGCGCGGCTGGAGGCAGCACGCTACCGGGCGGAAAAGGCGGTGCGTGCCGCGGGCTACGAGGTGGACGACGACGAGGCCGAGCTGCGGCACTCGGAGGCCCCGACCGCCGACCAGCGCGCAATGTATGTCGAGACGGCGATCCAGCAGGCGATGCGGCGCGGCGACTTCGACGACCTGCCCGGCTACGGCAAGCCGATCGAGGGTCTCGGCGACCATCACGACCCGGACTGGTGGATCCGGCGGAAGATCCAGACCGAGAAGCTCTCAGGACTCGGGCCGCCGGCGCTCATGCTCCGCACCGAAGATGCCGAGTTCGACGATCGTGCCGATGCGCTCACCCGCGAGCAGGACGTGCGCGAGTACGTCGCCGACTTCAACCGTCGCGTGATCGAGGCACGGCGGCAGCTCCAGGGTGGGCCGCCGGTGGTGACGGCCACGCGCGACGCGCGCGTCGAGGTCGCGGCCTGGCGGGAGCGACGGGAGGCCCGTGCCGCGGCAGCCACTCCCCCGCCCGAGCCGCCGCAGCGTCGGTGGTGGAACAGACGCGGGCGCTGA